Proteins from a genomic interval of Trichoderma breve strain T069 chromosome 2, whole genome shotgun sequence:
- a CDS encoding fungal zn(2)-Cys(6) binuclear cluster domain-containing protein: MNFWEEEVTQVRRAKRFKRGHTACRRCRSKKTKCDNRRPSCGVCVENHVQCVYGELDGQQIPQDLREELDLPPAGITSLHFPREFPSLPSWTSFHSSVNDDSSNTNSNWQILPSSVIQQQEEHSWYYYLACIALRKKADSINDLLYEPGEHVWLANVEHVMAQAILQEHELDQWRTILPKTLEFDADDGAPEDLAFILECRQLQWRQISYRPLLYYALHKPDTDPYFDRVLPLAQKCLQYCALTIKRLTRPHYYEATWFSYRAISTATLLILAAQLRGPPLYVHNWQALVSLSLRVLAARTARAAYIDQARPVLETLLKHVTKDHE; encoded by the exons ATGAACTtctgggaggaagaggtgaCTCAGGTACGTCGCGCTAAGCGCTTCAAGCGAGGCCATACGGCTTGTCGTCGGTGTCGCTcgaagaaaacaaaatgcgACAACCGCCGGCCTTCATGTGGTGTTTGCGTGGAGAACCACGTTCAATGTGTATATGGGGAGCTGGATGGACAGCAAATTCCACA AGACCTTCGAGAAGAGCTCGACCTTCCACCAGCGGGTATTACCAGCTTACACTTTCCTCGAGAGTTTCCAAGTCTCCCTTCCTGGACCTCATTCCACAGCAGTGTGAATGATGATTCATCCAACACAAACTCAAATTGGCAGATATTGCCATCAAGCGTcatacaacaacaagaagaacataGCTGGTACTATTATCTAGCGTGTATAGCGCTGAGGAAAAAGGCTGATTCTATTAATGATCTACTCTACGAGCCAGGAGAACATGTTTGGCTGGCGAATGTAGAGCATGTAATGGCTCAGGCCATTCTCCAGGAGCACGAGCTTGACCAATGGCGAACAATATTACCCAAAACATTGGAATTTGATGCTGACGATGGTGCTCCCGAAGACCTAGCATTTATCTTGGAATGCAGGCAACTCCAATGGCGCCAGATTTCTTACAGACCATTACTTTATTACGCTCTCCACAAGCCCGACACAGATCCATACTTTGATCGTGTATTACCCTTAGCACAGAAATGCCTCCAGTACTGTGCTCTCACGATCAAGCGACTCACAAGACCACATTATTACGAGGCGACCTGGTTCAGCTATCGTGCCATCTCCACGGCAACGCTATTGATTCTGGCTGCGCAACTGCGTGGACCTCCTTTGTATGTACACAACTGGCAAGCCTTGGTTTCGTTGTCGCTCCGGGTGCTTGCTGCTCGCACAGCGCGCGCAGCATACATTGATCAGGCACGGCCAGTGCTAGAAACACTCCTGAAACACGTCACGAAAGACCATGAGTAG
- a CDS encoding lipoxygenase domain-containing protein: MRSTDYVAAAAVLFGSALAAPTTYPACIPQLDPNPEARAAAVSARRDGFIYGPSLTGEAAPFPNGTLGNARSKADYDAWSQDRAIIDELIALDVQSLQGAIQTNGGLNSWQDYERILYDGQLNNTNPRGIAPGIISNATQDLLFSMERLSEHPHAVRRVMADEPLPFPLDDVITSKIVGSGNTLESLQASNRLFIVDHSYQAKYDVATVVQRFPVACSAYFYIDPESGNFLPLAIRTNVDADLTYTPLDSANDWLLAKMMFNANDMFHAQMLHLVVSHDVTESVHQAALHTLSEKHPIMILLERLMVQAYSSRIVGEELCFNPGGHWDQLMVFNQFGCRQFVTDSWPVDGRYQSGYLENNLKARGLIDDNGKSVFNSFPFYDDAKRIRDNYHIFFTSFVNSYYKSEYDLSGDFEVHNWFNEASTMAKAQDFPQEKNLSKKVLIDVLTHFAYATSVSHHSVNGGAPIASGTLPFHIPAIYTAIPKEKGVKDLMPYLPDPATAVHYLGFMASFNRPFYGSDGRTLKDAFDATTVQSLNQDTKSASKVLLDSMQKLSQQIRSRAFDSQGLSQNMPFIYRTLDPAYIPFFCAV; the protein is encoded by the exons CAGCTTGATCCCAACCCCGAAGCTCGTGCCGCTGCTGTCTCTGCTCGTCGTGATGGTTTCATCTACGGCCCGTCCCTCACCGGCGAGGCCGCCCCCTTCCCCAATGGCACACTTGGCAATGCTCGTAGCAAGGCCGACTACGATGCATGGAGCCAGGACCGTGCCAtcattgatgagctgattGCTCTCGACGTCCAGTCCCTCCAAGGAGCTATTCAAACT AATGGCGGCCTCAACAGTTGGCAAGACTACGAAAGAATCCTCTACGATGGCCAGCTCAATAATACAAATCCTCGAGGTATTGCTCCTGGTATCATTTCCAATGCGACCCAAGATCTCCTTTTCTCCATGGAACGCCTGAGCGAGCACCCCCATGCCGTCCGACGCGTTATGGCCGACgagcctcttccttttccacTAGACGATGTCATAACGAGTAAGATTGTCGGTTCTGGAAATACGCTTGAGTCTCTTCAGGCTAGCAACCGCCTTTTCATTGTCGACCACTCCTATCAGGCCAAGTACGACGTTGCTACTGTCGTCCAGCGTTTCCCCGTCGCTTGCAGCGCCTACTTCTACATCGACCCAGAGTCTGGCAactttttgcctttggccATCCGCACTAATGTTGACGCCGATCTGACTTACACTCCTCTTGACTCCGCGAATGACTGGTTgctggcaaagatgatgttCAACGCCAATGATATGTTCCACGCACAAATGCTGCACCTTGTTGTGTCGCACGACGTCACCGAATCTGTTCACCAAGCTGCTCTTCACACTCTTAGCGAGAAGCACCCCATAATGATTCTTCTCGAGCGCCTCATGGTGCAAGCCTATTCTTCTCGTATCGTTGGAGAGGAGCTTTGCTTCAACCCTGGCGGCCACTGGGATCAGCTCATGGTCTTCAATCAGTTTGGCTGCCGTCAATTTGTTACTGACAGCTGGCCCGTTGACGGTCGATACCAGAGCGGATATCTGGAAAACAACTTGAAAGCCCGTGGTTTGATTGATGATAATGGAAAGTCTGTCTTTAACTCTTTCCCCTTCTACGACGATGCCAAGCGCATCCGTGACAACTAccacatcttcttcacatctTTTGTCAACTCGTACTATAAAAGCGAGTATGACCTCTCTGGCGACTTTGAGGTCCACAACTGGTTCAACGAGGCCAGCACAATGGCCAAGGCCCAGGACTTTCCCCAAGAGAAGAACCTAAGCAAGAAAGTTCTCATCGATGTCCTCACCCACTTCGCCTATGCTACCTCAGTCTCGCACCACAGCGTCAACGGGGGCGCTCCAATTGCCTCCGGCACCCTGCCATTCCATATTCCCGCCATTTACACTGCTATCCCGAAGGAGAAGGGCGTCAAAGACCTCATGCCGTATCTGCCAGACCCTGCCACCGCTGTTCATTACCTAGGATTTATGGCTTCTTTTAATCGACCATTTTACGGCAGCGACGGACGGACACTTAAGGATGCTTTTGATGCCACTACTGTGCAGAGCTTAAATCAGGACACAAAAAGTGCTTCCAAGGTTTTACTGGACAGTATGCAAAAGCTCAGCCAGCAGATCCGCAGCCGTGCGTTCGACAGCCAGGGTTTGAGTCAGAATATGCCTTTCATTTACAGGACTCTGGATCCTGCTTACATTCCCTTCTTCTGCGCCGTCTAG